TGATCAAGCGGTTCGACAATTTCACGGCCGTGGATGGAGTCTCCTTCCAGGTCCGCGCCGGGGAGACGGTCGGATTGCTCGGCGTCAACGGCGCGGGCAAGACGACGCTGATGAACATGATCCTCGGCCTCATCACGCCGACCGGCGGGGCCATCCGGGCATTCGGCATGGACCTTCAGAAGAACCGCATGGAGATCCTACAGCGAGCGAACTTCTGCACCACCTACGCCACCCTGCCAGGAAACGTGAAGGTGCGGAACAACCTGGAAATCTTCGCCCGTCTCTACTCGGTGCCGAAGCCCAAGCAGAAGGTCGCAGAACTCCTGGACCTCCTCGAAATCTCCAAGCTCGCAGAAAAGGCCACCGGCCAACTCAGCGCCGGGGAATCCACGCGTGTGAACCTCGCGAAAGCCCTGCTCAACGACCCGGAGCTGCTACTTCTGGACGAACCAACCGCGTCCCTCGACCCGGACATCGCCGACAAGGTCCGCAAGCTCGTCCGCCACGTCCAGCGGGAGCGGCATCCGGCCATCCTCTACACGTCCCACAACATGCGGGACATCGAGGAAGTCTGCGACCGGGTGCTATTCCTCCACGCCGGAAAGATCCTCGCGGCGGGAACGCCGGATGAGATCACGAAGCACTTCCAGGAAGATGACCTGGAAGACGTCTTTATCAAGATCGCTCGGGGCGGGCCGGTCACTCCCCCGAAGTCCCCTTGATGCCGAGAAGCATCTGCGGGTTGTTCGGGAATTTCTTCAGGAAGTAGATCAGTCGCTCCATCGCTTCGACCGGACGGTGGCCGGAGAGGCCGCGGCGAATGAGGTGGATCTTCTGGAGCATGTGCTCTGGCAGCAGCAGTTCCTCGCGGCGGGTGCCGGATTTGAAGATATCGACGGCCGGGTAGATGTAGTTTTCCGCGATCTTGCGATCGAGGACGAGCTCCATGTTTCCAGTGCCCTTGAACTCCTGGAAGATGACCTCGTCCGCGCGGCTGTTCGTCTGGATCAATGCGGTGGCGAGGATGGTCAGCGAGCCGGCATCGCGGGTATTGCGCGCTGCGGCGAAGAGGCGGCGCGGGACTTCCAGCGCACCGACGGTCACGCCGCCGCTGCCAATTCCCCGGCCACGTCCGCCACCCGAGTTGCCATTGTAGGCGCGGGCGAGGCGCGTGATGGAGTCCATCAGCAGGAAGACATGCTTGCCACCCTCCACGAGTCGCTTCGCACGCTCGATGCACATCTCGGCGATGCGGCAGTGGCTGCGCGCGCCTTCGTCATTCGAGCTCGCGTAAATCTCGGCTCCGGGAAGCGTGCGGCGGAATTCGGTGACTTCTTCCGGACGCTCGTCAACGAGCAGCACGATGAGGTGCAGCGTCTCGTCGTGCAGCTCACGAACCGCCTCGGCGATGTGAAGCAGCAGCGTCGTCTTGCCGGAGCGCGGCGGGGAAACAATCAGGCCGCGCTGACCGCGACCCACCGGTGCCATGAGATCCAGCACGCGGGTGGTGTAACGCTCGGGCGTGGTCTCGAAAGAGATGCGCTTGCTCGGGTTCACCGCCTTCAGCTCCTCGAAGGACGGGAACTTCTTCGCTTCATCCGGCGAGACATCATTGATGGTGGTGAGCTCGACGAGCTGCTGTCCGCGTGACCCCTCCTGGGCGATACCGTGGATCCACACGCCGGGACGGAGACCATGGCGGCGCACCATTTCCGGCGAGACAAAGACGTCGTCGCGGGCCTGTTCGAAATTCTTCGACGGCACGCGCAGGAAGCCGAAGCCCTTTGGCGCGAGTTCCAGCATGCCATTCACTTCGACCCTCGGGCCGCTGAATGCAGGGGGACGCTCGACCGGCTCGGCATGCTGCTTCTTCTGCTTCTCAGCAGCAGGCTGGCGCTCGCCTTGAGGCGGACGCTCGCCCTGCTCTCCTCCTTGCGGAGAGCCTTGGCGCGATTCGCGTTCGCGCTCACGACGACGCTTGCGGCGACGCTTGCGACGCTCGCGATTCGCATCGGAGCGATCACCGCCGCCTTCCGGACGAGGCTGCTGCTGTTGAGGATGACCCTGCTGTTGCTGCTGCCGCTCGCGATCCTCGCGATGCACCGGACCACCGCCCGGCACGCGGCCGAATGTGACCGGCTTCGAGTCGGAGGAAGAGGCTTCCGCAGGAGAATACGATACCTCGGCAGGCGCGGGAGCAGCCTCTGCTGCGGGAGCCGGTGCCGGAGCAGCCTTCGAGCTTCTCTTCCGCGCGGCTGGCTTCTCTTCCGCGGCGGGCGCGGGTGCGGCAGCGGGAGCAGGCTCAGCGATGGCGAAGGATTCCTCGACCGCGGCGACCTTTTTCTTGGCGGCCTTTTTCGCGGTCTTCACGGCCTTTGGCTTCGCGGCAGGCGCTTCATCGAGCGGCAGCACCGCTTGGAAAGCATCGGCCTCGGCGGTCTTCGCGGACTTCTTCGCCGCGGTCTTTTTGGCGGCCGTCTTCTTGGCTGCGGTTTTCTTCGCGGCTGCTTTCTTCGCCGCCTTCTTGGCGGGCTTCGCTGCTGCGGGGGGAGACACCTCCGAGGCCGGTTCGTAGCCGGCGGTGTCCTGAGTCGTGTGTTCGCTCATGCGGAAAAATTGTTAGGCGTCGAGCGCCGCGAGCACGTCGTCGGCGACCTCGAAATTGGTGAAAACATTCAGGGTGGCGTCATAGCCATCGAGCAGGTCGTAGAGCTTCATCACGTGACGCGCGATGTCTGGATCGGAGACGACCGAGGGATTCTGCGGGACGGACACGAGCTTCTCGGAGACGATGGCAAAGCCAGCCTGGCGAAGCCCCGTGACCACCGCGGCAAGTTCCGTGGGAGATGTGTAAATGACGTGCTCGGATTCATCGCTCTGCACGTCGTCCGCACCGGCCATGATCGCGGCGTCCATCATCTGGTCCTCGCCTACGCCATCCGCCGCGACGCGGATCTCGCCCTTGCGGTCGAATTGATAGGCGACGCTGCCGGGAGTGGCGACGCTGCCGCCATTCTTTGAAAAAATCGTGCGAATGTCCGCCGCGGTGCGGTTGAGATTGTCGGTGGCAGCCTCGATGATGAAGGCGATGCCTTCCGGGCCGTAGCCTTCGTAGCTCACTTCCTGGATGGCCTCGCCTCCGAGTTCACCGAGACCCTTCTTGATCGCGCGGTCGATGTTATCCTTTGGCATCGAGACCGCCTTGGCATTGTCCACGGCGGCGCGCAGCCGGTGATTCATCCCGACATCGCCACCACCGGCGCGGGCAGCGAGGGCGATCTCATGGGCGCACTTGCTGAAGACGCGGCCCTTGATGGCATCGACGCGCGCCTTGATGTGCTTGACCTTGGACCACTTGTTGTGACCAGCCATGGATCGCTTGGAAAAATCGAGGGATGCAGCCGCAATGCGGCCAAGCCCTTGTTAGGGTACGAGAAGAGATAAGGAGGGACGAAGAAACCGGGCTTGGGAAACGCCGTGTCCAGTGCGAAACCATTCGCGACAAGGCTTTCAATCCCGGCGGCGGCTGCAAATCCCGCGGCCACCACGTCCATCGGACAGCGGGAAGATGACCCCGCCCCGGCGGCTTGCAAAGCAAAAATTTCGCCCCCTCCCCGCTCATCCGGGATCACGCAATTCTTTCAAAAAGAACCACCTGGGCGAGATTGAATTCCAAAAAGATCACTCCTCTTCACTCTGAAGCACCGGCTTCCTTCTCCTCGCCCAGCATCGCCAGCCGGCATTTCGCGTGGGCCCACATGGGGGCGGAGGCATGTTCCAAGCCCTCCGCCTGGGCCAATTCCCAGCGGAAAGACCACGCTTCCTTTCCTGCGAGCACCCTACCCGATTCGTGGCAATTCCTGCCGCGCTCGATGCGGGTCGCGCCTTGTTTCATCGCTTCTTTTCCCGTGGTCAGGCGCTTTTTCGTCACGTCCCCGGTGCCGAGATAGAAGACCACTGGAGATTCCACGTAGCGCCGGATCGCGGCGTCGGACGACATGGCCTCGGGCAGCCCGCCGAAACCATAGGGATAGGGCTGATCACGGGTCGGAAAGACCAGCGAGCCGGGATTAACGAGGATCATCCGGCGTGCCTCGGTGGGATGGAAAGCCGCCATGCGCACGAGAAACTGCGCTCCGGCCGAGTGACCGGCGAGGTAGTAGGGAAGCTTCTTCCCTTCGCGGCGGAAGACCTCGTCGAGCAGAGACTGGAGATAGCTGAAGGTCCACTCCGCGGGTGGGAGCACCTTCCCGTCCTTCATGACGCCGCCTTCCTGATAGGCCTCCACGTCGAAGCGTTCGCGGTCGAACTCCGGAACTACGAGCAGCATCCCGAGCATGTCCGCCAGCTTGCGTGCTCCATCACGATACCCGCGGGCATCGCGGCTCGCCCCGTGGAAAAGCACGAGCACCGGTCCGCCGCTGTAGGCTGCGGGACGATGGCCGAAGACCTGGATCGGGCGCCCGGCATGGGCGCACTCGAATTGGAAATCGCCCTGATGGGCGACCACGGCTGGCTTGTTAGAGAGCTGCTGATCCTCCGCGCCAGCCACTGCCCCGAGGCTGGCGATGCAAGCAAGGGACAAGGCGGAAAGGCGGGAGAAGGAGGCGCTGGAATTCATGCCGGGAAGCTTCCATCTACGGGATTGCCGCGGAATTGTTTCCGCACCGCGTGAATTACTATATACATAGTAATTCACGCGAAACCCTTACTTCGCAACACCGGGAGCATGAGCCGCCCCGCGGGGACGGCATCACGCCAGGCCCACCGCACGGCGCACGCGGTCGATGACCGGAGCCGCCGCGGCACGGGCTTTCTCCGCACCCTTCGCGAGCACTTCATCAACGTAGCCCGGATCCGCGAGCAACTCCTCGCGACGGGCACGCATCGGCTCGAAGCGCTCGAGATAGGCTTCCAGCAGGCGCTTCTTGAAGTCGCCGTAACCAATGCCGCCGCGGTCATAGTCGGCCTCCATGGTGGCCACGGCTTCGTCGCTCGCCATCAGGCGATAGAGCGCGAGCAGCGTGGAGTTTTCCTTCGGCTTCGGATCTTCCAGAGGGGTCGCGTCCGTCACCAGCTTCTTCATGATGAGCTTTTTCACCTCCGCCGGATCGGCGAAGAGCGGGAGCGTGTTGCCGTAGCTCTTGCTCATCTTCTGGCCATCCAGACCGGGCACCACCGCGGACGATTCGCGGATGATCGGCTCCGGCACCACGAGTGTGCCTTCACCATAGGCCTCGTTGATCTTCCCGGCGAGGTCGCGAGTGATCTCCAGGTGCTGCTTCTGGTCCTTGCCCACCGGCACCTGGTTCGAATCGTAAAGCAGGATATCCGCGGCCATCAGCACCGGATAGGCGAAGAGGCCGTGGCTTGGCGAAAAGCCGTGCGCGATCTTGTCCTTGTAGGAATGCGCCTTCTCCAACTGGCTCACCGGGCACACCGTCGAGAGGATCCACGCCAGCTCATTCACCTCCGGCACGGCGCTCTGGAGGAAGAAGACGGCGCGCTCCGGATCGAGGCCGCAGGCGAGGAAATCCACGGCCAGCTCGCGCGTGTAGCCGCGCAGGTCGGCGGGATTCTTCACCGTCGTCATCGCGTGGTAGTTCGCGATGAAATAGAAGGCATCGCCCTCTTCCTGCAGCCGCACGGCGGGGTCCATCGCCCCGAAGTAATTGCCGACGTGGAGTTTTCCGCTGGGTTGCAGCCCGGTCAAAATGCGCATGGCCGGGAAGATGGACAGGACCGGCGGCGATGGTCAAGGTCACCGCAGGCAAGCATTCATTTGCTCACACGCTCGTTGTAGACTTCGTCAGCCGACTTCTGGGAGACCTCGAAGTTCGAGAGCTTCAGCGTCCACACCTTGCCCTGCCAGGCATCGGTGGCAGCCAGCCCCTTGTCGGTCGGGCGCAGGTGGGTGCGGCCGAATTCCTCCGTCCCCAGAGGCCGGTTCTCGCAGTCCATCGCCACCGTCAGTTGCATGTCGGTCGTGCGGTTCAGCGTCGTCACGCCATCGGCATTCGTGAGTTCGAAGGTCACGGTGCTATCGGGCTTCGAGACCGCGGCCACGACGGACGGCTTGCCAAATTCCGAGAACTCAAGGTGAACCTTGTCGCCGGGATAGAGGGTGAGCACGTCATCCTTCGAAAGATACTCTCCCTCGGGCACTTTCACCTTCTCCGAGCGGTCCACCTCCACCGAGAGGTCGAGCTCCCTCGCCGCGCGGCTATTCGCCTTTGCATTGGCTGCCACCTTCTCCGCCTCCTTTGCCAGCCACCCGGCCACATACTTCCGGTCATCTTCGGAAAGCCGGTCGAGCGGCAGCACGAATTCCTTCCCGTCCGACGTGCGCTTGAGCGTCGCCTGCTTGTCGGTGGCACTCACCAGATCGGCTTCGAGCGTCTTCCCGTCGCTGCTGGTAAACGTGCGTTTTTCCTGCGCGGAGGCAGGCGAGAGGGCCAGACAGGGCAGGACGACCGTGGAAATGAAGAGAAAATTCCTCATGAGGGTTTCTTGGGGCTTGTCCGGGCATAGCATCTTCGCCCTGCCCCGGGCAAAGGGAAATTGCCGCAGGGCGGGACCGACCTCACGACCCATCCGCCTGTTGCGGAGGAAGGATTTCCCGCTAGCCTGTGCCATGTCTTTCGAGTGCCACGGCCAGCGCTGCCGGGTGCCGGCCTGGATGCCGCGCCTGCTGTTCTTCGCGGGCGTGTATCATGTTTTCTTCGCGCTCGGGGCGATGGCGTGGCCGCATCTGTGCTTCGATTGGGCGGGCATCCCACGACCAAATCACCCCGTGCTGTGGCGCGCCGCGGGGATGACCTCGGCGCTCTTTGGCATCGGCTTCATGATCGCCGCGCGCGATCCCCTGCGGCACTGGCCGCTGGTGCTGCTGGGATTTGCAAAGGCCACGCTGGTCATCGTGCTGCTGTCCGCATCGATCTTCGCCAATGAATTGCCGGCGAGATCCCTGTGGCTCGCCTTCTTCGATGACATCGTCTGGTGGTTCCCGCTCGGGGCCATCCTGTGGTCCACCGTGCAGGCCAATCTGGGCCGACCGCCGACGCACGAGCGCCCGCTGACCGTGCCGGAGGCGTCCGCCGCCTACCGGCTCTCCTCCGGGGAAACCATCGCGGATGCCTCGGGAAAGCAGACTGTGGCGCTCGTCTTCCTCCGCCACTTCGGCTGCACCTTCACCCGCCAGATCCTCACCCAGCTCACCGACCTGAAGGCGGAAGCAGATCGCCACGATGCGCGGCTGGTGCTCGTCCACATGCTTCAAAAAGGCAGCGAGGCGCACTATCTGGGCGACCGCAGCGGCGTGGCCCGCATCGCAGACCCGGTATGTGAGCTCTACCGCGCCTTCGGCCTCGGGAAAGGCGGATTTCTCGAGCTATTCGGCCCTCGCGTGTGGTTGCGGGGTGCAGTCGCCATCTTCCGCGGTTGCGGCGTGGGCCATCTCGCCGGGGATGGCCTGCAGATGCCGGGAGCCTTTCTGGTAAGGGATTCGCAGGTGATTTCGAGCCAACCGGCCAGATCCGCCGCCGACATGCCGGACCTTCCCCGGCTCTTCGAGGGCTTTGGTGACGACTTCGGCACGCTCGCGGCAAATGCCCGTTAGATTCAGCAGGAAACTTGCCTTTTTGCATATCTTCCACTGCACTCCGGTTCATCAGCGATCTCTCAACGATGAATGTGGAATTCGAATGCCCCGGGTGCCAGCAGTCCCTCTCCGCAGATGTCCCCGCCACCGGCGTGGACGTGACCTGCCCGGCGTGCGCCTCGGCCTTCCATGTCGATGCGCCCCAGGCGGCACTGCCCACCGTGCAGGCGCGCATTGCCACGGTGGCGGCGACTCCGGCAGCACCACCGGTGGGAAATCGCCCCTCCGCAGGCCGCCCGCCGGTGGGAGCCCATCCCCGCCCGCAGCCTCAGGCTGCGCCAGTGAAGTCCGGATCCGGAAAGGAGATCGCCCTCATTGCGGCCGCGGTGCTCGTGCTCGGTGGTGGCGGCGTAGGACTGTGGTTTGCTGCTTCGAAGGCCGAGGACAAGAAGGAGACCGCCGTGAGCCAGCCCTCGGTGCAGGAACAGGCGCGGCAAAAGATGGCTGAGCTGGCCCTGAAAGACGCCGAGCGGCGGGAACGCGAGACGCAGGAACGTGAGATTGCCATCGCAGCCAATCGTGCCCAGGTCGCAGAGCGCGAGAAGGAAGACGCAGCCCGCTTCAAAAGGGAGCGCGAAGAGAAGATCGCGAAAATCGCCCGAACCTACTTCGATGGCGACCTGACCGCGGCGGAGGAATTCCAACGGGAAGTGGACGCCACGAACGATGAGATCAACAAGCTCTTCGCCGACGACATCAAGGGCAACGAGCCCGGCACACAGGCTGAATTCTACGAAACCTGGAACGCCATCTTCGAGCGTCGCATCAAGGAAAACCCGTTGTTTGCCGAAGCCCGGGCCGGTGCCCTTCAGAAGTTCCTGAGCGAGTCGCCCGGCGAGGCGCTCAGCAAGAATGCCGAGCTGCTCGTGAAATACAGCAGCTTTGGCTCCAGCTTCTTCATCTCTCCCGAC
Above is a window of Luteolibacter flavescens DNA encoding:
- a CDS encoding ABC transporter ATP-binding protein codes for the protein MLRLVSEVILEVDGVIKRFDNFTAVDGVSFQVRAGETVGLLGVNGAGKTTLMNMILGLITPTGGAIRAFGMDLQKNRMEILQRANFCTTYATLPGNVKVRNNLEIFARLYSVPKPKQKVAELLDLLEISKLAEKATGQLSAGESTRVNLAKALLNDPELLLLDEPTASLDPDIADKVRKLVRHVQRERHPAILYTSHNMRDIEEVCDRVLFLHAGKILAAGTPDEITKHFQEDDLEDVFIKIARGGPVTPPKSP
- the rho gene encoding transcription termination factor Rho translates to MSEHTTQDTAGYEPASEVSPPAAAKPAKKAAKKAAAKKTAAKKTAAKKTAAKKSAKTAEADAFQAVLPLDEAPAAKPKAVKTAKKAAKKKVAAVEESFAIAEPAPAAAPAPAAEEKPAARKRSSKAAPAPAPAAEAAPAPAEVSYSPAEASSSDSKPVTFGRVPGGGPVHREDRERQQQQQGHPQQQQPRPEGGGDRSDANRERRKRRRKRRRERERESRQGSPQGGEQGERPPQGERQPAAEKQKKQHAEPVERPPAFSGPRVEVNGMLELAPKGFGFLRVPSKNFEQARDDVFVSPEMVRRHGLRPGVWIHGIAQEGSRGQQLVELTTINDVSPDEAKKFPSFEELKAVNPSKRISFETTPERYTTRVLDLMAPVGRGQRGLIVSPPRSGKTTLLLHIAEAVRELHDETLHLIVLLVDERPEEVTEFRRTLPGAEIYASSNDEGARSHCRIAEMCIERAKRLVEGGKHVFLLMDSITRLARAYNGNSGGGRGRGIGSGGVTVGALEVPRRLFAAARNTRDAGSLTILATALIQTNSRADEVIFQEFKGTGNMELVLDRKIAENYIYPAVDIFKSGTRREELLLPEHMLQKIHLIRRGLSGHRPVEAMERLIYFLKKFPNNPQMLLGIKGTSGE
- a CDS encoding YebC/PmpR family DNA-binding transcriptional regulator, whose translation is MAGHNKWSKVKHIKARVDAIKGRVFSKCAHEIALAARAGGGDVGMNHRLRAAVDNAKAVSMPKDNIDRAIKKGLGELGGEAIQEVSYEGYGPEGIAFIIEAATDNLNRTAADIRTIFSKNGGSVATPGSVAYQFDRKGEIRVAADGVGEDQMMDAAIMAGADDVQSDESEHVIYTSPTELAAVVTGLRQAGFAIVSEKLVSVPQNPSVVSDPDIARHVMKLYDLLDGYDATLNVFTNFEVADDVLAALDA
- a CDS encoding alpha/beta hydrolase is translated as MNSSASFSRLSALSLACIASLGAVAGAEDQQLSNKPAVVAHQGDFQFECAHAGRPIQVFGHRPAAYSGGPVLVLFHGASRDARGYRDGARKLADMLGMLLVVPEFDRERFDVEAYQEGGVMKDGKVLPPAEWTFSYLQSLLDEVFRREGKKLPYYLAGHSAGAQFLVRMAAFHPTEARRMILVNPGSLVFPTRDQPYPYGFGGLPEAMSSDAAIRRYVESPVVFYLGTGDVTKKRLTTGKEAMKQGATRIERGRNCHESGRVLAGKEAWSFRWELAQAEGLEHASAPMWAHAKCRLAMLGEEKEAGASE
- the trpS gene encoding tryptophan--tRNA ligase, translated to MRILTGLQPSGKLHVGNYFGAMDPAVRLQEEGDAFYFIANYHAMTTVKNPADLRGYTRELAVDFLACGLDPERAVFFLQSAVPEVNELAWILSTVCPVSQLEKAHSYKDKIAHGFSPSHGLFAYPVLMAADILLYDSNQVPVGKDQKQHLEITRDLAGKINEAYGEGTLVVPEPIIRESSAVVPGLDGQKMSKSYGNTLPLFADPAEVKKLIMKKLVTDATPLEDPKPKENSTLLALYRLMASDEAVATMEADYDRGGIGYGDFKKRLLEAYLERFEPMRARREELLADPGYVDEVLAKGAEKARAAAAPVIDRVRRAVGLA
- a CDS encoding trypsin-like peptidase domain-containing protein → MNVEFECPGCQQSLSADVPATGVDVTCPACASAFHVDAPQAALPTVQARIATVAATPAAPPVGNRPSAGRPPVGAHPRPQPQAAPVKSGSGKEIALIAAAVLVLGGGGVGLWFAASKAEDKKETAVSQPSVQEQARQKMAELALKDAERRERETQEREIAIAANRAQVAEREKEDAARFKREREEKIAKIARTYFDGDLTAAEEFQREVDATNDEINKLFADDIKGNEPGTQAEFYETWNAIFERRIKENPLFAEARAGALQKFLSESPGEALSKNAELLVKYSSFGSSFFISPDGWLVTNRHVVRDAAKVDIRISGGQVIPATVVARDAKNDLALLKADLKSPAWLPISKGTKEMDLGNNVFTIGFPNPVMQGLEPKYTDGRVSSRAGMMDDESFYQISVPVQPGNSGGPLIDSESGWAVGVITLRLDHTSDGRSADNVSYALKASVLHDFVSGTPEAADSVKGATPDKVGNSTEIISRAKGASATVLVPN